The sequence TTCCGCGCCGTGCCGATGGCGTTCGGCGACGGCAGTTCGATCAACGACAACACCACGCGTACCTTCGTGCTGTCGTCGACGCCGGGCGCCGACTATACGCCGGGGCCGATCCAGCAGACGGGCAATCCGCTCGACGTGGCGATTCAGGGGCCGGGCTGGCTGGCGGTGCAAACCGCCGACGGCAACGAGGCTTATACGCGTGCCGGCAATCTGCATATCGACGAGAACGGTCAACTGGTGAACGCCATGAACCAGACGGTGCTCGGCAACGGCGGCCCGGTATCGGTGCCGCCGGGTGCGGAAATCACCATCGGCAAGGACGGCACGGTGTCCGCGCTGACGCCGGGCGATCCGCCGACCGCAGTGGTGACCGTCGATCAGCTGAAGCTGGTCAATCCGGATCCGCAGACCATGACGCGTGGCGACGACGGCCTCTTTCGCACCGCCGACGGCAACCCCGCCGATGCCGATCCGGCTGTCACGCTGGCGCCGGCTTCGCTCGAAGGCAGCAACGTGAATCCGGTGAGCGCGATGGTCTCGATGATCACCAACGCGCGCCAGTTCCAGATGCAGACCCAGTTGCTGCAAAACGCGGATAAGAACGACCAGTCCGCCAACCAGCTGCTCAGCTTTAGTTAACGGGTTGCGACCGGACTAAGCGCTGTAGCGCTAACTTCGGTCGACATAGGAGAAGAAGAATGAATCGCTCACTCTACATCGCCGCTACCGGCATGAATGCGCAACAGGCGCAGATGGACGTGATTTCGAACAACCTCGCGAACGTCAGCACCAATGGTTTCAAGGGCTCGCGCGCGGTGTTCGAGGACCTGCTGTACCAGACCATCCGCCAGCCGGGTGCGAACTCGACGCAGCAAACCGAACTGCCGTCCGGCATCCAGCTCGGCACCGGCGTACAACAGGTCGCCACCGAGCGTCTGTACACGCAGGGCAACCTGCAGCAGACCGGCAACTCGAAAGACCTCGCCATCAACGGCCAGGGCTTTTTCCAGGTGCAGATGCCCGACGGCACGACTGCCTACACCCGCGACGGCTCGTTCCAGACCAACGCGCAAGGGCAGCTCGTCACCTCGAGCGGCTATCAGGTCATCCCGGCCATCACGGTTCCGAACAACGCAACCTCGATCACGATTGGCAGCGACGGCGTGGTGTCGATCACCGTCGCCGGCTCGACCAACAGCCAGCAACTCGGCTCGATGCAGCTCGCGACCTTCATCAACCCGGCCGGTCTGGATGCGAAGGGTGAAAACCTGTTCGCGGAAACCGCTTCGTCGGGCGCGCCGAACATCGCGCAACCGGGCCTGAACGGCGCCGGCACGCTGAATCAGGGTTACGTGGAAGCATCGAACGTGAACGTGGTGCAGGAACTGGTGAACATGATCCAGACGCAGCGCGCTTACGAAATCAACAGCAAGGCCGTGACGACCTCCGACCAGATGCTGCAGACCCTCAGTCAGATGCAGGTTTAAGGCTTAAGGGACTGGGAATTAAGAACGCCCCCGCGCCTGTCGCTTTGCGCCAGGCCCCCCGAGGGGGGGCCTGGCAACTTGGGGCGGCCCGGTGTTTTCTCGAAAGGCAGTAATCAAGATGTCGCACTTCACTCGTAATCCGGTTCATTCGCGCACCGCTCAGGCGCTCGTGCAGCTCACGCTGCTCGCGGCGATGGGCGGGTGCGGCCTCGTGCCGAAGCAGCCGATCACCCAGCAACCGATGACGGCCGTGCCGCCGATGCCGCCGCAGGTGCAAACGCCGGGCTCGATTTACAACCCGGGTTACGCGGGTCGGCCGCTGTTCGAAGACCAGCGGCCGCGCAATGTCGGCGACATTCTGACCATCGTGATTCAGGAAAACGTCAACG comes from Burkholderia sp. GAS332 and encodes:
- a CDS encoding flagellar basal-body rod protein FlgF, translated to MDRLIYTAMSGSTQALEQQAIVANNLANASTTGFRAQLATFRAVPMAFGDGSSINDNTTRTFVLSSTPGADYTPGPIQQTGNPLDVAIQGPGWLAVQTADGNEAYTRAGNLHIDENGQLVNAMNQTVLGNGGPVSVPPGAEITIGKDGTVSALTPGDPPTAVVTVDQLKLVNPDPQTMTRGDDGLFRTADGNPADADPAVTLAPASLEGSNVNPVSAMVSMITNARQFQMQTQLLQNADKNDQSANQLLSFS
- a CDS encoding flagellar basal-body rod protein FlgG; the protein is MNRSLYIAATGMNAQQAQMDVISNNLANVSTNGFKGSRAVFEDLLYQTIRQPGANSTQQTELPSGIQLGTGVQQVATERLYTQGNLQQTGNSKDLAINGQGFFQVQMPDGTTAYTRDGSFQTNAQGQLVTSSGYQVIPAITVPNNATSITIGSDGVVSITVAGSTNSQQLGSMQLATFINPAGLDAKGENLFAETASSGAPNIAQPGLNGAGTLNQGYVEASNVNVVQELVNMIQTQRAYEINSKAVTTSDQMLQTLSQMQV